A window from Balearica regulorum gibbericeps isolate bBalReg1 chromosome 1, bBalReg1.pri, whole genome shotgun sequence encodes these proteins:
- the BBS10 gene encoding BBSome complex assembly protein BBS10, translating to MAVRPELGRLAQEAAALAGAVRGALGPRGGRALLVRPTGEALLTRDGRRLLEALSLEPPTARMMAACACSHSAATGDGAKTFVVLLAGVLSGLRAAGGGGLRWALRAFEAQVLERAVAQGLRGHLLSALPGRQAEADGGVLEAVLEAYLGGRLGPGERRRLARLCCEYCRRCAPAAASRPQVLRFLGRRFAELHAAVAGLPVASSRVLPGLVLRRDFSAYCPAGGELRAVLVTEPLRPALSAPGVEFVVESEGQYRASLRWISGRTEALMKHLQRNNVKLLLSSVKQEEVVIYHAKLYGVSVVECLSSEEIALICEITGLPPYTPFGSNIDREITEAAVATFCQPLLLGSKRCVHVGFASVCAFQPHCLILCGPVGGVNEQHAAALQGAFTMLQQLFKTVDQREQGKAEGESQNEAADVCSWRSSATQQQLVIENIACNSNQVSESQLKMHRGETETQIVDPDLWRSENPTCVRTNLQVLSNPLSHIKELNVSTEGNDSSRDVQKPHAKCEHVGDVHENYKSDSLVDNQKNYSTAASAAQRANIVTACERLDVGKDLEKTSCDIVPFKHKKSCVSIAQNNSNSLIEAGSVLPVGGYFEILLHYYIQYYANQFQQSEVTVISNVVADALLSIPKSLYRATEQNSFTKFYLKAINALRKNQTLPVNQTGLESVYCKYQLVISVLRCVTELLSIDLIIGVKRPLQKIEDYDSEDDF from the exons ATGGCGGTGCGGCCGGAGCTGGGGCGGCTGGCGCAGGAGGCGGCGGCGCTGGCGGGCGCGGTGCGCGGTGCCCTGGGcccgcggggcgggcgggcgctgCTGGTGCGGCCCACCGGCGAGGCGCTGCTCACGCGGGACGGGCGGCGCCTGCTGGAGGCGCTCAGCCTGGAGCCGCCGACGGCCAG GATGATGGCGGCCTGCGCCTGCAGCCATAGCGCCGCGACGGGGGACGGCGCCAAGACGTTCgtggtgctgctggcaggcgTGCTGAGCGGCCTGCGGgcagcgggcggcggcggcctgCGGTGGGCGCTGCGCGCCTTCGAGGCGCAGGTGCTGGAGCGGGCGGTGGCGCAGGGCCTGCGGGGGCACCTTCTGTCCGCGCTCCCCGGGCGGCAGGCGGAGGCGGATGGGGGCGTCCTGGAGGCGGTGCTGGAGGCCTACCTGGGCGGCCGGCTGGGGCCGGGCGAGCGGCGGCGCCTGGCGCGGCTGTGCTGCGAGTACTGCCGCCGCTGcgccccggccgccgcctcccgcccgcaGGTGCTGCGCTTCCTCGGCCGCCGCTTCGCGGAGCTGCACGCCGCCGTGGCCGGCCTCCCCGTGGCGAGCTCCAGGGTCCTGCCGGGGCTCGTCCTCCGCAGGGACTTCTCGGCCTACTGCCCGGCGGGCGGGGAGCTGCGGGCCGTGCTGGTCACCGAGCCCCTCCGGCCCGCGCTGTCGGCCCCCGGCGTCGAGTTTGTTGTCGAGTCCGAGGGTCAGTATCGGGCCTCCCTGCGTTGGATCTCGGGGAGGACAGAAGCCTTAATGAAACACTTGCAGAGGAACAACGTTAAGCTGTTACTGTCGAGTGTGAAGCAAGAGGAAGTAGTTATCTACCATGCAAAATTATACGGCGTATCTGTGGTAGAGTGCTTATCGTCGGAAGAAATTGCCCTTATCTGTGAAATCACAGGACTCCCGCCTTATACACCTTTTGGTAGTAACATAGACAGAGAAATCACCGAAGCTGCAGTAGCAACGTTTTGCCAGCCCTTGCTGCTCGGCTCAAAGAGATGCGTCCACGTTGGCTTCGCCAGTGTGTGCGCCTTCCAGCCTCACTGCCTAATTCTTTGTGGGCCAGTCGGTGGTGTTAACGAGcagcatgctgctgctttacaaGGGGCGTTTACAATGCTGCAGCAGCTATTTAAAACGGTTGATCAGAGGGAGCAAGGCAAAGCAGAAGGTGAAAGTCAGAATGAAGCCGCTGATGTTTGCAGCTGGCGTTCTTCAGCTACTCAGCAGCAACTTGTAATAGAAAATATTGCTTGTAACAGTAATCAGGTTTCTGAAAGTCAACTGAAGATGCATAGGGGTGAAACAGAGACGCAGATTGTAGACCCTGACTTGTGGAGAAGTGAAAATCCAACATGTGTGCGAACAAACTTGCAAGTACTCTCAAATCCCCTCTCACACATCAAAGAATTAAATGTTTCCACTGAAGGAAATGACTCTTCAAGAGATGTACAGAAACCACATGCAAAATGCGAGCATGTGGGTGACGTGCACGAGAACTATAAAAGTGATTCACTTGTGGACAATCAAAAGAATTACAGTACCGCTGCATCAGCAGCACAGCGTGCTAATATAGTCACTGCATGTGAACGCCTAGATGTTGGCAAAGATCTAGAGAAAACAAGTTGCGATATAGTcccatttaaacataaaaagagTTGTGTAAGTATTGCACAGAATAATTCCAACTCCCTCATAGAAGCAGGATCAGTTTTGCCAGTAGGAGGTTATTTTGAAATCCTGTTACATTATTATATTCAGTACTATGCAAACCAGTTTCAGCAGTCAGAGGTAACTGTCATATCTAATGTAGTTGCTGATGCTTTGCTAAGTATTCCCAAGTCGTTATACAGggcaacagaacaaaacagctTTACCAAATTCTATCTCAAAGCCATAAATGCACTCAGAAAAAATCAGACACTGCCTGTGAATCAGACAGGCTTAGAATCAGTGTATTGTAAATACCAGTTAGTCATTTCAGTTCTTCGTTGTGTTACAGAGCTTCTCTCCATAGATTTAATAATAGGTGTTAAGCGACCACTGCAAAAAATTGAGGATTATGATTCAGAAGATGACTTCTGA